A part of Lactobacillus sp. ESL0700 genomic DNA contains:
- a CDS encoding cation:proton antiporter family protein codes for MDLSLVIVSVAAFLTPTLLARFKVSLIPTTVAEIIVGVILGRSCFNIIHINSVLNTLSTLGTIMLLFLSGMEIDFSLFKKSKPTTVLAAKKAQNKTKETPLKSAIIAYSLTIVSSIVLGVLFKVCGLFSDVFLSVILFATVSLGVMISILKENNLLGQSYGQTLLLFGVLGEIIPLLGLTIYSSIKSGNGGTLWLLSLVFLAAAYLLARFRNFFNVFGKLTKSTTQLDMRFAFLVIVILVVLATSVGAENILGAFLAGIVIKLLEPEEATEEKLNAIGYGFLIPFFFILTGVKLNLIALLGSKATLTLIPLLLVAFLVAKMPAYYSFKQLFSQRNALAGTFLVETTMTLVISGVAVAQNIHALNNQQGGALTLAAVLTCLIGPMLFKKLYQPKDEQLPKTIVHIIGTTVTSVATCHQLPHDWYDTSLYTRHPESYETYKNSAPVTLLDTMEPAALIKQGIFDTDILVITDLHSKINYSLAVAAKKYGVERVLVRLDDPDPNEIDVMKKELTNLKIEYFNTFDTGVGVFRTAIESPEVLRFITSTTSSLFEVTMTNARFDGSLIPDLPETDEVVISKIVRNGKFVDPRDDLRLQLGDHLIMAGPREVVSRLRLLLDNQLG; via the coding sequence ATGGATTTATCGCTTGTTATTGTGTCTGTAGCTGCTTTTTTGACACCGACACTGCTGGCGCGGTTCAAGGTGTCACTGATACCCACAACCGTTGCGGAAATTATTGTGGGCGTAATTTTAGGTAGAAGCTGTTTTAATATTATTCATATTAATTCTGTTTTGAATACTTTGAGCACGTTGGGCACGATCATGTTGCTGTTTTTAAGTGGGATGGAGATTGATTTTTCATTATTTAAAAAGAGCAAGCCAACGACTGTCTTAGCTGCTAAAAAAGCACAAAATAAGACAAAAGAGACACCTTTAAAAAGCGCAATTATCGCCTATTCACTAACAATTGTTTCGTCTATTGTTTTGGGAGTTTTGTTTAAAGTTTGCGGCTTATTTTCAGATGTCTTTTTGTCAGTGATTCTATTTGCGACGGTTTCGCTTGGCGTAATGATTAGTATTTTGAAAGAAAATAACTTACTTGGCCAATCATACGGCCAAACCTTGCTGCTGTTTGGTGTGCTAGGTGAAATCATTCCACTGCTTGGATTAACGATCTATTCTTCAATTAAAAGTGGCAATGGTGGTACGTTATGGCTACTCTCACTAGTGTTTTTAGCTGCGGCATATTTGCTAGCACGGTTTCGCAATTTCTTTAATGTGTTTGGCAAATTGACTAAATCGACTACGCAACTTGATATGCGTTTTGCCTTTTTGGTAATTGTGATCTTGGTTGTTTTGGCAACATCCGTAGGTGCTGAAAACATCTTGGGAGCGTTTCTTGCGGGGATTGTAATCAAGCTGCTGGAGCCTGAAGAAGCAACCGAAGAAAAATTAAATGCAATTGGTTATGGCTTTTTAATCCCATTTTTCTTTATTTTAACGGGTGTGAAATTGAACTTAATTGCGTTACTTGGCTCAAAAGCAACGTTAACACTGATTCCACTGCTATTAGTTGCATTCTTAGTGGCTAAAATGCCGGCATATTACAGCTTTAAGCAGTTATTTTCTCAGCGTAATGCATTAGCTGGGACCTTTTTAGTTGAAACAACGATGACACTAGTTATTTCTGGTGTGGCAGTTGCGCAAAATATTCATGCGTTGAATAATCAGCAAGGTGGTGCCCTGACTTTAGCTGCAGTGCTAACCTGCTTAATTGGGCCAATGCTTTTTAAGAAGTTATACCAACCGAAAGACGAGCAATTACCGAAGACAATTGTTCATATTATTGGTACTACAGTAACTTCTGTTGCCACGTGTCACCAATTACCACACGATTGGTATGATACGAGCTTGTATACGCGGCATCCAGAAAGCTATGAAACTTATAAAAACTCGGCACCAGTCACCCTGTTAGATACGATGGAACCAGCTGCCTTAATTAAACAGGGCATTTTCGATACCGATATTTTGGTAATTACGGACTTGCATTCCAAGATTAATTATAGCTTGGCCGTAGCCGCTAAAAAGTATGGCGTTGAACGGGTTTTAGTCAGACTTGATGACCCTGATCCTAATGAAATTGATGTCATGAAAAAAGAATTAACTAACTTGAAAATTGAATATTTCAATACTTTCGATACAGGAGTTGGCGTTTTTCGAACAGCAATCGAATCGCCAGAAGTTTTACGCTTTATTACTTCAACGACGTCAAGCTTGTTTGAAGTAACGATGACTAATGCACGCTTTGATGGTAGTTTGATACCAGATTTACCTGAAACTGATGAGGTCGTAATTAGTAAAATTGTTCGTAATGGCAAGTTTGTTGATCCACGAGATGATTTGCGCCTGCAACTTGGCGATCACTTGATTATGGCGGGACCACGTGAGGTGGTTTCGCGCTTGCGATTACTACTTGATAACCAGTTAGGATAA
- a CDS encoding YjjG family noncanonical pyrimidine nucleotidase: MKYQQIIFDVDDTLIDSAATENFALHHLFAAHHWQLTPKLQQTYHKYNQGLWRQLELGEITYEELSKITFSHFLKANLGLEVDGLKIMDEYRSYFGEAHQLLPGVEHTLKLARNLGYQLTVLSNGERLMQNHRLELAGIKDYFDLIVTSQEAEVSKPDKRIFDYFFARTKVAPSKTIFFGDGLQSDILGAEKYGFASIWYNHRHRTNKLNLHPIFEVDTYQDFDALLQNNLMHF; the protein is encoded by the coding sequence TTGAAATATCAACAAATAATTTTTGACGTTGATGATACTTTAATTGATTCAGCTGCTACCGAAAATTTTGCACTACATCATCTTTTTGCTGCACATCATTGGCAATTAACGCCAAAACTGCAGCAGACTTATCATAAATATAATCAGGGACTGTGGCGCCAGCTTGAATTAGGTGAGATTACCTACGAAGAATTAAGTAAGATTACGTTTAGTCATTTTCTTAAAGCTAATTTAGGCTTAGAAGTTGACGGCTTAAAAATCATGGACGAGTATCGCTCATATTTTGGTGAAGCACATCAGCTTTTGCCGGGAGTTGAGCACACATTGAAGTTAGCTCGTAACCTTGGCTATCAGCTAACTGTTTTGAGTAATGGCGAACGATTAATGCAAAATCACCGTTTGGAACTTGCTGGAATTAAAGATTATTTTGACTTGATTGTTACTTCACAAGAAGCTGAAGTTTCTAAACCAGATAAGCGAATTTTTGATTACTTTTTTGCGCGGACAAAGGTTGCTCCTAGCAAAACAATTTTCTTTGGCGATGGTCTGCAATCTGACATTCTAGGTGCTGAAAAATATGGCTTTGCGAGCATTTGGTATAACCATCGTCATCGCACAAATAAGCTTAATTTGCATCCGATTTTTGAAGTCGATACTTATCAGGACTTCGACGCTTTGCTGCAAAATAACTTAATGCATTTTTAA
- a CDS encoding aldo/keto reductase yields MNNINSLTDTYELNNGVKIPAVGFGTWQTPDGEVAQNAVMAAINAGYRLIDTAAAYGNEQSVGNGIKKSGINRYDLFVATKLWNTDHGYQQTAAAIDTSLEKLGLDYLDLYLIHWPNPVAIRDHWAELNAESWRAMEDALKAGKIRAIGVSNFRKNHLDELLKTAGIRPAVNQIYLNPSDMQKEVTDYDDELGILNEAYSPLGTGGLLANETVSEIAGHYDKSAAQLLLRWSIQHGFLPLPKSVHSKYIEANTEIFDFSISEQDMLKLDGLHGAAKVAQDPDKTDF; encoded by the coding sequence ATGAATAATATTAATTCTCTAACTGATACTTATGAATTAAATAATGGTGTGAAAATACCTGCTGTTGGCTTCGGCACCTGGCAGACCCCTGATGGTGAAGTTGCGCAAAATGCTGTGATGGCAGCAATTAATGCAGGTTACCGGTTAATTGATACTGCAGCTGCTTATGGCAACGAGCAGAGTGTTGGCAACGGTATAAAGAAGAGCGGCATCAACCGCTATGATTTGTTTGTTGCAACTAAATTGTGGAATACCGATCATGGCTATCAGCAAACTGCAGCTGCAATCGATACTAGCTTGGAAAAATTAGGGTTGGACTATCTTGATTTGTACTTAATTCACTGGCCTAATCCTGTTGCAATTCGTGATCATTGGGCTGAGTTAAATGCTGAGAGCTGGCGGGCAATGGAAGATGCTCTGAAAGCTGGTAAAATTCGAGCAATTGGTGTTTCTAATTTCAGAAAAAATCATCTTGATGAATTACTCAAGACTGCAGGTATTCGTCCAGCTGTTAACCAGATTTACTTGAATCCAAGCGATATGCAAAAAGAAGTAACTGACTACGATGATGAATTAGGAATCTTAAACGAGGCTTATAGTCCGTTGGGTACAGGTGGCTTGCTTGCAAACGAAACAGTTTCTGAAATTGCTGGTCACTATGACAAGAGTGCAGCTCAATTATTATTGCGCTGGTCAATTCAGCACGGCTTTTTGCCATTGCCGAAGTCGGTTCACTCAAAGTATATTGAAGCTAATACGGAGATTTTTGACTTTTCAATTAGTGAACAGGATATGTTGAAACTAGACGGATTACATGGTGCTGCCAAAGTTGCACAGGATCCAGATAAGACAGACTTTTAG
- a CDS encoding pyrroline-5-carboxylate reductase dimerization domain-containing protein, whose product MKIGFIGAGKIGSSMILGLLQAGISGKDLYVFDGGHQSAQQLAAENSLQLVDDYADFNGCSAVVVAVGGPVINTILQKLGQVYHGIMLSTGGGDLVKVNQEAADNTAFAKIVPNTPVQIGEGITAVSFIPNEKQTVIAAVKEILGKLGDVYVVPESLLGIYGTVSGCAPAYVDLMIEALSDAAVQNGVKRAEAYPMIEKMILGTAKLALTTKKLPEELKDEVTTPGGTTIKGVVKLEEAGFRNALIQAINASAN is encoded by the coding sequence ATGAAGATTGGCTTTATTGGTGCTGGCAAAATTGGTTCATCGATGATTTTAGGCTTATTACAAGCCGGGATTTCGGGAAAAGATCTTTATGTCTTTGACGGTGGCCACCAATCCGCACAACAGCTTGCGGCTGAGAACAGCTTGCAGTTAGTTGATGACTACGCTGACTTTAATGGCTGCAGTGCGGTAGTTGTTGCAGTTGGCGGACCAGTGATTAACACAATTTTACAAAAGTTAGGTCAAGTCTATCACGGCATTATGCTATCAACTGGTGGCGGCGACTTAGTAAAGGTTAATCAGGAAGCAGCTGACAATACGGCATTTGCCAAAATCGTCCCGAACACTCCTGTGCAAATTGGGGAAGGGATAACTGCTGTAAGTTTTATTCCTAATGAAAAGCAAACAGTGATTGCTGCAGTTAAGGAAATTTTAGGTAAACTTGGGGACGTATATGTTGTTCCAGAAAGTCTTTTGGGAATCTATGGGACAGTTTCTGGTTGTGCGCCTGCTTACGTTGACTTAATGATTGAGGCATTGAGTGATGCTGCTGTTCAAAATGGTGTTAAGCGTGCAGAAGCCTACCCAATGATTGAAAAGATGATTTTGGGGACGGCTAAGTTAGCATTAACTACTAAAAAACTACCTGAGGAATTAAAAGATGAGGTAACAACTCCTGGTGGTACTACTATCAAGGGTGTTGTCAAATTAGAAGAGGCTGGCTTTAGAAATGCATTAATTCAAGCAATTAATGCATCAGCTAATTAA
- a CDS encoding D-2-hydroxyacid dehydrogenase — MTKIFAYAIRKDEEPYVTEWKNAHKDIDVDYTDQLLTPETAKLAKGADGVVTYQQLDYKADTIEALDKLGIHNWSLRNVGIDNIDLPKAKSLGFKLTNVPVYSPNAIAEHAVVQAARLLRQDKRMDEKIARHDFRWAPTIGREVRDQTVGVIGTGHIGQVFMKLMEAFGAKVIAYDIYRNPELEKQGYYVDTLDEIYAQSDVISLHVPDTPENVHMINDDSIKEMKDGVVIVNVSRGPLVDTDAVIRGLDSGKIFGFVMDTYESEVGIFNNDFSNKELPDKRLADLIARPNVLVTPHTAFYTTHAVRNMVVKAFDNNLKLIKGETPDTPVDLDKEF; from the coding sequence ATGACTAAAATTTTTGCTTATGCTATTCGTAAAGATGAAGAACCATACGTTACTGAGTGGAAAAACGCACACAAGGACATTGATGTTGATTACACTGATCAATTATTGACTCCCGAAACTGCCAAATTAGCTAAAGGTGCTGATGGGGTTGTTACTTACCAGCAATTAGACTACAAGGCAGATACAATCGAAGCCCTAGATAAATTGGGCATTCACAACTGGTCACTGCGGAACGTCGGAATCGACAACATTGACTTGCCAAAAGCTAAATCATTAGGCTTTAAGTTAACTAACGTTCCTGTATACTCACCAAATGCAATTGCAGAGCACGCTGTTGTTCAAGCTGCACGTCTTTTACGTCAAGACAAGCGCATGGATGAAAAGATTGCCCGTCACGATTTCCGTTGGGCACCAACAATCGGCCGCGAAGTTCGTGATCAAACTGTTGGTGTTATCGGTACTGGCCACATTGGTCAAGTATTTATGAAGCTGATGGAAGCATTTGGCGCTAAAGTCATCGCATACGACATCTATAGAAATCCTGAACTTGAAAAGCAAGGTTACTACGTTGATACACTTGACGAAATCTATGCTCAATCAGACGTTATTTCATTGCACGTTCCTGACACTCCAGAAAACGTTCACATGATTAATGATGACTCAATCAAAGAGATGAAAGACGGCGTTGTTATCGTTAACGTATCACGTGGTCCATTAGTCGACACCGATGCTGTTATCCGCGGCTTAGACTCAGGTAAAATCTTTGGCTTCGTAATGGATACTTACGAAAGCGAAGTTGGTATTTTCAACAACGACTTCAGCAACAAAGAATTACCTGACAAGCGCTTGGCTGACTTAATTGCACGGCCAAATGTTTTGGTAACACCACATACTGCTTTCTACACCACTCACGCTGTTCGCAACATGGTTGTTAAAGCATTTGATAATAACTTAAAATTGATTAAGGGTGAAACTCCTGATACTCCTGTTGATTTAGACAAAGAGTTCTAA
- a CDS encoding fructosamine kinase family protein, whose product MIITKQWLRQLPVKNIQVCKTIHGGDTNKAYQIKTPEKTYFMKVQPHSAATYFDHEVRGLKEIAKAGVNTLEPLFHGQINDDAYLLLNWLDTDVGSQADLGRQVAKLHHFHNDKFGFGDQLQNRVMIKNNQWNQSWADFYIKQRLEPEVASARKLGYWNDTREEHYQRMVAQFSDYYSKHEVTPSLCHGDLWFGNVLFAHGAPYLIDPDAIYGDREFDLAMTTVFGGFSNQFYRAYYEEYPFDAELAQRLNWYRFYYLCMHLCLFGESYGSAVDDILSHF is encoded by the coding sequence ATGATCATAACAAAGCAATGGCTTAGGCAATTACCAGTCAAAAATATTCAAGTATGTAAAACTATTCACGGAGGGGATACGAATAAAGCATATCAAATTAAAACGCCTGAAAAGACTTACTTTATGAAGGTTCAGCCTCATAGTGCTGCAACTTATTTTGATCATGAAGTGCGGGGACTAAAAGAAATAGCAAAAGCCGGCGTTAATACGCTAGAGCCGCTTTTTCATGGGCAAATTAATGATGATGCGTATTTGCTTTTGAATTGGCTTGATACAGATGTCGGCAGTCAGGCGGATTTAGGTCGGCAGGTGGCAAAATTGCATCATTTTCATAATGATAAGTTTGGCTTTGGTGATCAATTGCAGAATCGGGTAATGATTAAAAATAATCAGTGGAACCAAAGCTGGGCGGATTTTTATATTAAGCAGCGACTGGAGCCGGAAGTAGCGAGTGCGCGAAAACTTGGTTATTGGAATGATACAAGAGAAGAGCATTATCAGCGGATGGTGGCGCAATTTTCTGATTATTATAGTAAGCACGAAGTGACGCCGAGTTTGTGTCACGGTGATTTGTGGTTTGGCAATGTCTTGTTTGCTCATGGTGCGCCGTATCTGATTGATCCTGACGCGATATATGGCGATCGCGAATTTGACCTAGCGATGACGACCGTGTTTGGTGGTTTTAGCAACCAGTTTTATCGTGCGTATTATGAGGAGTACCCGTTTGATGCCGAGCTTGCACAGCGGCTAAATTGGTATCGCTTTTATTATTTGTGCATGCATCTTTGCTTGTTTGGCGAAAGTTACGGCAGCGCGGTTGATGATATTTTGAGTCATTTTTAA
- a CDS encoding exodeoxyribonuclease III, translated as MILISWNIDSLNAALTGTSARAEETRKVLTKIHDQNPDVIAIQETKLRATGPTKKHQEVLAAQFPEYDYVWRSSEEPARKGYAGTMYLYKKDLTPKATYPEIGAPEPMDQEGRIITLEFPEFFVTQVYTPNSGSGLKRLDERQIWDEKYVAYLQKLDQEKPVLASGDYNVAHTEIDLKHPDNNHHSAGFTDEERVDFTKLLDAGFTDTFRKVNGNIEGVYSWWAQRVRTAKANNSGWRIDYWITSNRIADKVERSEMLDTGARADHCPILLEIKL; from the coding sequence ATGATCTTAATTTCGTGGAATATTGATTCACTGAATGCAGCTTTGACAGGGACTTCCGCACGAGCTGAAGAAACGCGGAAAGTTTTGACCAAAATTCATGACCAAAATCCGGATGTGATTGCAATTCAAGAGACCAAATTGCGCGCAACTGGTCCCACTAAGAAGCATCAGGAAGTTTTGGCAGCACAGTTTCCTGAATACGATTATGTGTGGCGGTCATCTGAAGAACCCGCACGCAAGGGTTATGCCGGCACAATGTATTTATACAAAAAGGACTTAACTCCAAAGGCAACTTATCCAGAAATCGGTGCACCAGAACCGATGGATCAGGAAGGTAGAATTATTACGCTGGAGTTTCCTGAATTTTTTGTGACGCAAGTTTATACGCCTAATTCCGGTAGTGGCTTAAAGCGGCTTGATGAGCGACAAATTTGGGATGAAAAGTACGTTGCCTATTTGCAAAAGTTGGATCAGGAAAAGCCAGTTTTGGCAAGTGGTGACTACAATGTTGCCCATACGGAGATTGATTTGAAGCATCCCGACAACAACCATCATTCTGCTGGTTTTACTGATGAGGAACGGGTTGATTTTACTAAGTTACTTGATGCTGGTTTTACCGATACTTTTAGAAAAGTTAACGGCAATATTGAAGGTGTCTATTCATGGTGGGCTCAACGTGTCCGGACGGCCAAGGCGAATAACTCTGGTTGGCGGATTGATTATTGGATTACAAGTAATCGCATCGCTGACAAGGTAGAACGTTCAGAAATGCTTGATACGGGTGCGCGAGCTGACCACTGCCCAATTTTGTTAGAGATTAAATTATAA
- a CDS encoding DEAD/DEAH box helicase translates to MNEPLQDAILNGLYDATYPGHELLSPKLLQNTKNDKIWLTLRQELLTCRNFTWAVAFITQDMLVPFKVVMADLAVKGIKGTIITGDYLAFNNPQVFHELMKIPNLTVKIAAKNGFHAKGYLLEHDNWQTIVIGSANFTRAALLSNYEWALKVSSREDAALAGQLASQLQQLQETSVPLTPQWLQAYEANWVKPVSNSLPRVKQAALITPNQMQTAALKELKALVDAGQKRGLVVSATGTGKTYLGAFAVKDFAPRKFLYVVHREQIAKKALESFYQVIGGERSNYGLLTGHKHQLGCQYLFATVQTLSQPELLASLEQDEFDYILIDEAHRAAAPSYQRVFDHFTPKFWLGMTATPERMDDQDVYQLFDYNLAYEIRLRDALEEKMLAPFHYVGVEDYEADGESIDETTNLRHLVAPKRVDYVLKQIDYYGYCGNQARGLVFCSRQEEARELAQLFTAKGHAAIALTNEDSEARRAQVVKQLETGQIEYIVTVDLFNEGIDIPSLNQIVMLRNTQSSIVFIQQLGRGLRKFPGKDYVTVIDFIGNYKNNYLIPIALNQDSSRSQDKAREESTLPGLIDVSTINFSRIASEKILASLDQVKLDGLKELRQSYQDLQEKIGRPPLLFDFYQHGSTSPEVFANNHSLQHYGQFLSKMGETVELNKYENAVLSFVTKELLNGKRPHELRLLQLLLAKGQVSQEEYEQALRRDHAYVDAAVLTSVEAILSLSFFDIKQGKTTKKAQYGDQALIMRPNLLDYCLAPQLQQALEANMTFKKLFVDVVKTGLLLNQEYDNQAQFTLYQQYDRKDVCRLLNWPKDVSAPMYGYRVDERETPIFITYKKDSAEKRNAVYHNTLEDGRSLRWYTRSPRHLDSDEVQRLLNSSQMKLHLFVKKSDAIGKQFFYLGEADIQKETVKEELLGPKKKAAVGMNLLLKHPLEARMYELLFAE, encoded by the coding sequence ATGAACGAACCACTGCAAGATGCAATTTTGAATGGTTTATATGACGCAACTTATCCGGGTCATGAACTACTTAGTCCAAAACTACTACAAAATACCAAGAATGATAAAATCTGGCTGACATTACGCCAAGAATTGTTGACGTGTCGTAATTTTACTTGGGCTGTTGCCTTTATTACGCAGGACATGTTAGTGCCCTTTAAGGTTGTGATGGCTGACTTAGCGGTTAAAGGCATTAAAGGGACAATCATCACCGGTGATTATTTAGCTTTTAATAATCCGCAAGTGTTCCATGAATTAATGAAAATCCCCAATTTAACAGTTAAAATTGCCGCAAAAAATGGTTTTCACGCCAAGGGCTACCTGCTTGAACATGATAACTGGCAGACAATAGTAATCGGCAGCGCTAATTTTACTAGGGCGGCTTTACTTAGCAATTACGAATGGGCGCTAAAAGTTAGCTCACGTGAAGATGCGGCATTGGCGGGGCAGCTGGCATCCCAACTGCAACAATTACAAGAAACTAGTGTGCCGTTGACGCCGCAATGGCTTCAAGCATACGAGGCTAATTGGGTTAAACCTGTGAGCAATTCATTGCCGCGAGTAAAGCAGGCTGCTTTAATTACACCTAACCAAATGCAAACGGCGGCGTTAAAAGAATTAAAGGCGCTGGTTGATGCTGGACAAAAACGCGGCTTAGTTGTTTCGGCAACGGGAACTGGGAAAACTTATCTTGGTGCTTTTGCCGTGAAGGATTTTGCACCGCGGAAGTTTTTATACGTTGTGCACCGTGAGCAAATTGCTAAAAAGGCCTTAGAGAGTTTTTACCAAGTAATCGGCGGTGAGCGTAGTAATTATGGCTTATTGACCGGGCACAAGCATCAGCTTGGTTGCCAGTATTTGTTTGCGACTGTCCAAACTTTGAGTCAGCCGGAGCTGCTGGCAAGTTTAGAGCAGGATGAATTTGATTATATTTTAATTGATGAAGCTCACCGAGCTGCTGCACCTAGTTATCAGCGTGTGTTTGACCATTTCACACCGAAATTTTGGTTAGGGATGACGGCGACACCAGAAAGAATGGACGATCAGGATGTCTACCAACTGTTTGACTATAATTTAGCTTATGAAATTCGTCTTCGGGATGCTTTAGAAGAAAAAATGCTGGCACCTTTTCATTACGTTGGGGTCGAGGATTATGAAGCTGACGGTGAAAGCATTGATGAGACGACTAATCTGCGTCATTTGGTGGCACCTAAACGTGTTGATTATGTGCTAAAGCAGATTGATTACTATGGCTATTGCGGTAATCAGGCGCGTGGCCTAGTCTTTTGCAGCCGGCAGGAAGAGGCGCGAGAATTAGCGCAACTGTTTACTGCTAAAGGGCATGCAGCAATTGCCTTAACTAATGAAGACAGTGAAGCTAGGCGTGCACAAGTGGTTAAGCAGCTTGAAACGGGGCAAATCGAATATATTGTAACTGTTGACCTATTTAACGAGGGCATCGATATTCCGTCGCTCAATCAGATTGTGATGCTGCGGAATACGCAGTCGAGCATTGTCTTTATCCAGCAGCTAGGACGAGGACTGCGTAAATTCCCGGGGAAAGATTATGTGACGGTCATTGATTTTATCGGTAATTATAAAAATAATTACTTGATTCCGATTGCGCTTAATCAAGATTCCAGTCGCAGTCAGGATAAGGCACGTGAAGAAAGCACATTGCCAGGGTTAATTGATGTATCGACGATTAACTTTAGTCGAATTGCTTCGGAAAAGATTTTGGCGTCACTTGACCAAGTTAAACTTGATGGCCTAAAGGAATTGCGGCAGTCATATCAAGACTTGCAAGAAAAAATCGGTCGGCCGCCACTACTGTTTGACTTTTACCAACATGGCTCGACTTCGCCCGAGGTGTTTGCTAATAATCATAGTCTGCAGCACTATGGCCAGTTTTTAAGTAAAATGGGCGAGACAGTCGAACTTAATAAATATGAAAATGCCGTGTTGTCGTTTGTGACTAAGGAGTTGCTAAACGGCAAGCGGCCGCATGAACTGCGCTTATTGCAGTTACTACTTGCAAAAGGGCAGGTTAGTCAGGAAGAATATGAGCAGGCGTTGCGGCGCGATCATGCCTATGTTGATGCGGCGGTATTAACTTCGGTTGAAGCGATTTTGTCGCTGTCCTTTTTTGATATTAAGCAGGGAAAAACAACTAAAAAGGCGCAATATGGTGATCAAGCACTAATTATGCGGCCAAATTTGTTGGATTACTGCTTGGCCCCACAACTGCAGCAGGCATTAGAGGCGAATATGACGTTCAAAAAATTGTTTGTGGATGTGGTTAAGACAGGCTTATTGCTTAACCAAGAATACGATAATCAAGCGCAATTCACGCTTTATCAGCAGTATGATCGTAAGGATGTCTGTCGCTTGCTTAACTGGCCCAAAGATGTATCGGCACCAATGTATGGTTATCGCGTTGATGAACGAGAAACACCGATTTTTATTACTTACAAAAAAGATTCGGCTGAAAAGCGTAATGCGGTCTATCATAATACGTTAGAAGACGGGCGGAGCTTGCGCTGGTATACGCGCTCGCCGCGGCATCTTGACTCGGATGAGGTGCAGCGTTTGCTTAATTCGTCGCAGATGAAGCTGCATTTATTTGTTAAGAAAAGTGATGCAATTGGTAAGCAGTTCTTTTACTTAGGTGAGGCTGATATTCAAAAAGAAACGGTGAAAGAAGAATTGCTGGGACCAAAAAAGAAGGCGGCAGTGGGGATGAATTTACTATTGAAGCACCCACTGGAAGCCAGAATGTACGAGTTATTATTTGCGGAATAA
- a CDS encoding serine hydrolase domain-containing protein: MYTFVRNTLRQHHMRGSVAVIKNGQVQPISYGYAWYGKRIGNGDNSVVYPTASLQKVITGAMIIQLINENLHTNNAFSQYTKISRWYPNLKNADQISIGNLLTHTSGITASSTEIDRGYNYSENNAVNWVVNNINNSTSAPVGTYKYNNSNYILLVGIIRQLTGQSYETNFKNRIVNKLGLKSTYLYQDIPAGMTDPISYYSNGGKNYQKSAYVKRSLASQIPGAGNLFSTPEEYYKIQVGLTDGSILSKDDFSYLTHLKSKLGTYSGGMYLKNNDALKLAYGSLSGNHFGTWVQLTTDNQNGIVMFLNQTDNSENDEKDVGYAILQHLKPNTFVSR; this comes from the coding sequence ATGTACACTTTTGTCAGAAACACATTACGTCAGCATCACATGCGCGGCAGCGTTGCCGTGATTAAAAACGGACAGGTGCAACCAATTAGTTACGGCTATGCCTGGTACGGCAAACGCATTGGCAACGGCGACAATAGTGTTGTTTATCCAACCGCATCATTGCAAAAAGTAATCACTGGCGCAATGATCATTCAATTAATCAATGAGAATTTACATACCAACAATGCTTTCTCGCAGTACACCAAAATTTCTCGCTGGTACCCTAATCTAAAAAACGCTGACCAAATTTCTATTGGTAACCTCCTGACTCATACTTCCGGAATTACTGCCAGCAGCACCGAAATCGACCGCGGCTATAATTATTCCGAAAATAACGCCGTTAATTGGGTCGTTAACAATATTAACAATTCAACTTCAGCTCCAGTTGGCACTTACAAGTACAATAACAGCAACTATATCCTACTGGTTGGTATTATCCGCCAGTTAACTGGTCAGTCTTACGAAACAAATTTCAAAAATCGGATTGTTAACAAGCTCGGTCTTAAAAGTACCTACCTATACCAAGATATTCCAGCTGGCATGACAGACCCAATTTCATATTATTCCAATGGCGGTAAAAACTACCAAAAGTCTGCTTATGTTAAACGGTCACTGGCTTCCCAAATTCCTGGTGCTGGCAATTTGTTCTCAACGCCGGAAGAATATTATAAGATTCAAGTCGGCTTAACTGATGGCTCAATTCTTAGTAAAGATGATTTCAGCTACCTAACTCACCTAAAGAGTAAACTAGGCACTTATTCTGGCGGCATGTACCTCAAGAATAATGACGCACTGAAGCTGGCCTATGGCAGTCTTAGCGGTAACCATTTTGGTACTTGGGTACAACTAACAACCGATAATCAAAACGGAATTGTCATGTTTCTTAACCAAACTGATAACAGTGAAAATGACGAAAAAGACGTTGGTTACGCCATCTTACAACATCTCAAGCCAAACACATTTGTTTCAAGATAG